The genomic stretch AATATGAAGCACAATTTTAAgtcattagatttttttttctttctaaccgtttaaattaaaaataagggatgagaagaagagaggcgagagacaaaagaatcatcCTCCCATAAAAATAACATGTAAAGATAAATGtatttttgtgatatttttcattttgtgatatttttcatgttttttaccGTTAGTAAACATGCTTATGAACTGGATGAAAACGATTAACCAATAACTAGGTCCAAGTTTTGAAAACAATGCAATATAACATAACATTTGAGACAAATAAGAGCACAAAGTTAACTACAAAAGATAAAACATTTGATTTAATCACCAAAATATACTTACTGCTAATACAAATTTATTCTACAAATTGACATAAcacaacaaataagaaaaacaCCCTTAAAATAACTTGCATGTAGCGAGACTACAAAACACAATAAACTCATGCAGAGTTTCTGGAATTCTTACAAAGAAGGCAAAAATGGgctaaccaaaacaaaaaccacaGACAAAGAACACCACTTGTTGTGATTAAGAGCTGCCACCAGGGTCGACCACGAAATAGACACTGTAGCTAAATAAAGCACACCACAATGGCGCATTCGAACCAATTGCCCCAAAAAACTTAAAAGGTCAGGATTGTCACCGACTCAAAGCCAAAGTATCAAGGGTACGGGAgatttctctttttcctttaatcgggatttttttttcctctaggTTTGAATGTATTCTAATCATGATTATGATGAttacaaaattttaatattttgactATAACTttcaatcaaaatataattgaaGGGATACTAAGTTAAGAAAAATAAGTCATATATAAATCAGCGTTCAATGATACATTATAACATTGTAGTTTTCATCATttacattttgattaaaattttaacttaTTTTGATTTCTTACAACTTAcaagcatttttttttgttgaagacTTATTACAAGCATAAAAATTGgaatttcatttttccttttgaaGTAACAAATTGTGCATCATAAAAAGAGATTTTCATTAtttcaatggtgggctaaaagtcaaattactCCCCAAAAGTTTTCCCCAAActcactccaacccaaggggaaattttgggctaaatgctaaatattaaaccaatgccaaatttcccccaaaatttagcccagaaatgggagtggactccacccaatatttatcggaatttaaattttttttagattaaaatgttcataaaattaatttacgatagtctaaatatttatttaaaaaaaaattaatttaacaaaaaaaatagtctaagttcattctttaataattccaGGCTAAAATTTTATGctagaacggttggagcagaaaagttgtttctgagctaaaagctaaatttttcggctaaaaaatttagtttttaaccCAACCATTGAAGATGATCTTAGGTTggaagaataaaaagaaaaaggaaagaactgaaaagaaaatgggGATAAGGATGATTGGACGCGCTATGAGGAAAGTGTAATGAACAGTGGAAGTTGCATCATGAGATTGATTTCAATCATCGTTTCAGTCGGGAGTGCACGGCTACTCCACAGTAaacttccctctctctctctctctctctctctctctctccctctctccccccTTTCTGTTCTGCCCTGCTTTTGCAATTAATGCACCGCCTTCCCTTGGGCTCCCTCCAGTCTCCCACCATATTAGTcatctactctctctctctctctctctctctctttatttcCTTCTGTTCTGCTCTGCTCTGGTTTTCTTCACTCTGATCCCAAAGCTCCAATCTTGGCAGCAAAATTCAACAATAAGGTAAAAAACTTACCACccttttctcaaattttctcacacactccAATTTTACTTCTAATTTTGGATGGTTTGTTTGTTTCATCACTAAACAAGTTGCTTTCCATTTGTCTCTGACCAATAACGTTATTCTTTATTTgtgcttttttttgtttgtttgaattgAAACTTGAGTGATATGGGGTAATAATCACAGAGCAATCAAAGATCTGCATGTacaacttctctctctctctgcactcCAATCCATTTACTTTGATGTCTCATTTGAGTTTTGATTTCTGCTGGGTAAAAATTCAgggggagagggagggagggagggagggagggggagagagagagagagagggagagagagagttaaacagcttaaatttcatatttttgttgCTTGGCTTTGTAAAAGACTGAAACTTTCACCGCATTCTCATAGAAAAATAAGCATACCATTGgattttgatggttgtttgTGATTTGGGTTTTACTGCTCTGTTTGCCCCTTTTTAATAATCAAGTAATATTTGAGTGATCTCTTCTGCTCAAAAGTTTTAGgactttccttgatattttcTCAGGAACCAAACAAGGATTAACCCTGTGTatgcttttgtttgtttgtttgcttgtttgcttgatGATGTTACTTGGCAAAAGATCATTCCTCCTCGTCTTTTTCCTGCTTTTCCGAAatttgctttctctctctctctgatttcTCTCTAGTGGGAAAACAACAGTTCGTACCAATTTCTTTGTTGCctttacctctctctctctccccccctccCTCCATCCGAAACAGGTCCGTTGACCGACCCTAtgctttgtttggttgctgTGAAAGTGgaggaaaatttaaaatatactaAAAAATTCCAAGTTGTCAAGAATATCTCGTTCTGGTTTGCTTAATTAGTATCCAATTCAAGTCGGATAAGCTTGATTGTTTCTTCATATGTTTGTGGGCACATATAATTGAGTTAAGATTTTCGATAGTCTCATTGTTCTTCTGGTTTTTTGCATCTCTGTGCAGTTCTGTTTTGCTAAGGATCTTTTAAGCGacatatgtttattttactTATATTATTGAATTTTGATGAGTCCGAATCGCATAGCTGGCTGAATACAGGGTATTTTCGTGTTGTATGGTGCATTTCTTGGTTTCCATCTATCCGATTTTAAGTGGTGCGTTTTTATTTTGGGGTCTGAATCTCATAGTTGGCAGAATACAGGGAAAATTTCGTGTTCTTGTGGTGCCATTTCTCCGTTTTTCTGTCTCCGTTAACCTCTGTTTTTATCAAgcgatattctaatctaatttATATTATAATCTACTGGTCTTTGCCATCTATTTTATATGAATCAATTTGCTCAAAATCCTACCACTTGGTTATTATCAGTGTGATTCCTCACGAAGTGCAATAGGATCAGGAGAGGACAGCCTTTCTAAGTATATTCTATTCCTTGTTTCACATGGaattgtgtttttttaatacatcTTGTTTGATTTGGTTAGTTCTTTACATGCTGCCATTTTTGCATTCTGTGTTGCCAGAGATTAAACAAGTAATTAACTAATGTCTTCTCGTTCGCCTCAGTTGGTTTTATCATTGATTCGTGATACATCCACGGATTTCATTTCACCAAGATAAAGTGACCTCATTTTTCTACATGGGCTTGTAAAGTGGCTGGTGGTTTGGATGTGTGGGAATCTTTGGTACTTGGATAGTCATTTGCTCGGTTGACCATTTGTGGTGAATTCCAGAATTTCGTGTGAGATCTGGTTGGCAAAAGTAGGACTTATCCCTTGTTAAGTtagatgttttgtttgttgagcTGAGGAAATGGGGGGTTGTGTTTCGACTAGTAGTCGGAGTACTCTTAGTAGCAGGAGCAATGGAGAGAGAGTTGCGCAGACAGGCCTGGGGATTGGATTTTGTGGCCAAAAGAGAACGAAGAAGACATTCTCTGACCATTCCTATACTCTTCAGAACTTACACACCTTATCCAACCGCATTTTTACCAACGGAAAGAGTCAGACTTCTTGCATATTCACACAGCAGGGCCGCAAAGGCATAAACCAGGATGCCATGGTTGTGTGGGAAGTAAGTGTTTCTACTCTGCAATCGAAATACTAATTGAACATGTTGGTAGGTAATTTCTGAACTCTTGATTTTGTAATCTTTTGAAGGATTTCATGTCCGATGATGCGATCTTTTGTGGTGTTTTTGATGGCCATGGTCCGCATGGCCATCTTGTTGCACGTAAAGTAAGGGATGCATTGCCTGTGAAGCTGCTATCCTTCTTGTATTCATATCAATCGAGGTTAAAAGGGTCCAGTAAAACATGTTTCAAAGGGAGCGTGAAGAAGTCAGATGGTGGAGATACTGAGAAGGATGGTTCGGctgaagaaaaattgaatttatCATGGAGAGACGCCTTCCTGAAGTCATATAAATCCATGGACAAGGAGCTGAGGTCGCATCCGAATTTGGATTGCTTCTGCAGTGGTAGCACTGCTGTCACTCTAGTCAAACAGGTACGGCAGCAAACACCTTCTGCACTCTTAAGTTTTCCCATTTCGTTTGCTTTGTTCTTGATTGCTTCACTTTGCAGGGGTCAAATCTTTTCATGGGTTATATTGGGGATTCTCGAGCAATCCTGGGATCAAAGGACAGTAGTGATTCAATGGTGGCAATCCAGTTGACTGTTGATTTAAAGCCCGATCTTCCAAGTATGAACCATATATATTTCTCTTCATCAATGTTTTGTCTACCTGCTTGTTTTGAACCTAACTTTGTTGGTGTTATGTAAAATTTCGTAGGGGAAGCTGAAAGGATCAAACGATGCAAGGGTAGGGTGTTTGCTTTGCAAGATGAGCCTGAAGTGTCTCGAGTATGGTTGCCTTTTGATGATGCCCCAGGCTTAGCAATGGCTCGAGCCTTCGGTGATTTCTGTTTAAAGGAGTATGGAGTGATCTCAATACCTGAGTTCTCACACCGGATACTTACTGACAGAGATCAGTTCATTGTTCTCGCTTCTGATGGGGTAAAAATTTCGTCTTATATTATATCCTCCTATATTCTCTGCAGTTTCTTTCGCtacttttgttctttttggttCGATGTTTGTAGATTATTTCAATGTGAAAATACTGGCTTTAGTAAGGGCCTATGGACCTCCTTATAAGCTGCAAAGAAAACTAGAAAATCACATAGGAATCATACAACAATGAGGAATATCCATTTGTGCTTGAAATGGCTTCCAGGAACCAACCGTGAAGTGATAGAATTACAAACATGTAGCATTTTAAGCATGATCAGGGAATTGTCGATAGATAACATGAGATGTAAAAATCCAGTAAGAAAGTCTTAGACATCTTGATTCTTAAAACGTGAGTGAGAAAAGAGTGCTCACGTCTAGCATGTTCTTGCTACTTTACTGTACACGAGAAGGCGTCGATATATGTGAAGTGGTTCCAACCTATGAGGACTGCATTGCTTGTAACTGTCCTGATTCCCTGCTAGCTCAGGGAACCTAGGCAAGCCGGAGATAACATAATTGACATTTAAATGATTGCTGCATGTCAGTGAGTACTGCTCTGCTTATTCGTGTCCTGCTTTGATCGTAATTGTTAACCTTGTTATGTCTTTCTTAATATAACTTCTCTCAAAGACGTTTAACTCGTAACATTACAGGTTTGGGATGTCTTAAGCAATGAAGAGGTTGTTGAGATAGTATCCTCAGCCCCAAGCCGGGCATCGGCTGCAAGGACTGTGGTGGACTCAGCTGCTCGTGAATGGAAACTCAAATACCCAACTTCGAAGATGGATGACTGTGCTGTTGTTTGCTTGTTTTTGGATGGGAAAATGGATTCAGAATCTGATTACGAGGAACAAGGTTTTTCATCTGCAACCATTCAAAGCAATCACTCTGGCAATGCAGCTGAATCAGATGATGGCCAGAAGTCCGAGCCATCTTTGCAGAGGAATTTCACTGTCAGATCATCTGATGAAAGTGATACTTATGGTCGACTACCGGTTGAGATTGAAGGGAATGAAGAAACAGTGGCAGCTGAAGATCAGAACTGGTCGGGTTTGGAAGGCGTGACGCGCGTGAACTCCCTTGTTCAACTTCCTAGATTTTCCGAGGAAAGGCCTTAGAAATTGTGATTCAAATATAAACGAAACCGGCTAGCTTTTGTTGTATTATGGGATTTTTTTGCCTCATTAAAATCCGAAAGAATGATAAATCTTTCTGGGTTTCCATTTCCTCAGCATTTGTTGTAGAAGGCACAAAAAGTAAGGAAACTGTTCTTATCAGGCAACTGAGGCAAATATAATTGTCTCTGTGTTTCCAAGTGTTCTGTACGTTCTTTAGTTCAGATCAGATGTAGATGCAGCCTAGATTTTAATGTTCTACGTGTCTTCTGTAAATGTATGCAATACATTACTCAGTCGAACGTCTACGTATAAATGTTTCTAATTAAATGATCATATCTGACGGTGTGAAGGATCCCGCAGCATCATGTACGCAACAGTTGATGCATTGTAAGATTCAGCTGTTGAACTGTCCAAACCCATTGCTCCCTGGATCAAGATGCACATCTTGAATAAAGCCATACTATTGTTTTAGGTAATCAGGCAACCATTTTCAGATAATGTGCATTTAAATTGTGAAATAAACACCTTGCTAAAGATAAGTGGTAGAGGGCAACCGGTAAAAACACCACCTCTTTCCTTTCtgtgaaattttaatttaatgtcACTCGAAACCTTAGGCATTGTTGCAGCTTTTGTCACCTACAAAATAATGGAAGCAATATgccaattcattcaaaattttgTTCGAATATATCACCTATAGTCTAACTCCATCTACTTCTGCGTCCCGTGATTTACAAGCAACACTTGAAAAGGTATTTTGAAGTCTGAAATATCAATCCACGTCAAGTTTGAGATGCACATGCAACCTTACAGATGAAAAAAATAGACGAAGCTGGTCATAAGTGGCAATTACAACATCAAAATTGAGGTGATTGATTACTCAATTTTCCAATTAAGTGGCGTGTTTTTGCAGCAATACCTAACATACAGgtgatatttataaaaaattttctaTGGCAAATAACTGATGCAACAATAATAAGGGAGTAGACGGGAAATTGCAATGTGGAAAATGACCCCACTAAATACCTTGCCagtgaagaaaagaaaaggaacaaaccagaaagaagaaaaaaagggtaGTTCTGCAAAAATAAAGATGAAACCTTAAATTGCAGGCTCTTTGATTCACATTCACAGAGGAAAGAGACGGATCTGCACATGATTAATGGCCGCAAGAGTTGCTGGTACGTATTGGCAGATTTTAATATGTTTAATGTACACCTCAATCTTGGTAACCAAGAAAAGACCCCCAAGTTCTTCGCAATCACTATTCATTAACTTTTAAGCGGATCACATTCTTAAGAATTataatcattttaatttttcaagttTATTAGAATATTAGTTCGAGAATTATTTTACTCCTTAGTTTTTTTCCCTTGTTaataaaacaagaaattgaaaaagTGTGGGTTTCCTCATCAAATCCGCAATCAAATATCTAAAGTTcagatttaaataatttatttgatttctgTTCCCTTCTTCCTCTATTTTAAAGTTATTTTATTCTTCGATTTCTGTTAAGTAGACATAtgccctaaaaatttctctGAAGTACTGAGCGCACACGTTAAATATAATAAGGAAGGGTATCTAAATGTTGTTTTCTGGAATTTTTGCAAGACCCCACAGTCCTTTAAGTGCATCAAAATTATCGACCTAAGAAAAATCCAACACATCACTTCTCTCTCCATGCACGTATACATTTGTATACCTCCTCTCCATCCATGGCTTCGCCTAGAAACTCTGGCAATTAACTCACCGCCAACAGTTCACCCAACTTGCCAAAATTCCTCAGCTATAAGAAGAGCCCTTCTTTCTATATTCCAAATCACCAAGCTAACTGCAGCAAGAGCTAcccttctctctcatttctctctcctcgGTTTTTGCAGCATTGCTCCGATAATGGCTTACAAAACCCGCTCTTCGGTGCCCACTCTCATCTCCATTTCCGTTATCCTTCTTGCCCTAGTAGGGGGAGCAGTTTCCGGGCGAAATGTCCGGACAACCTCCAACAAAGATGACAAGAAACAACCTCAGTGGTTTCATGACCATGACGGAAGTTTTGTCATTCCCGGCATTGGGCGTGTGATGCTACCACCACTGTATAATGTTTCACCTTATGCTCCACCCCCTAGCACCGGCAGCACTGGTGGAAGTGTGGGAAGCCCTAGTAGTGACGACTATGTTCCAGGCGGTGATGACACATACGCTCCAACCCCTGGCAATGGTGGCGGGAGCCCTACAGGTGCTCTGTTAGTATATAAGTTGTTGAGCTGATTAGTAAATGTTACAAGTTTGTTATGTGTGTTGTCTCAGCTCATAGGCTGAGCTATTGTGTAAAACTGTGATGTGTTAATTAAGTCTCATAGGGCTTATCATTTGACAAGTGTCTTGATCTTAAGATAAGTTGTAATGGTTGGTTGAGATTGAATAGAGgatatgtctctctctctctctcttctaacAGTTAAATGACTCTTCGAGCTTTACTGCTCAGTAAGCGAAATACAATGATAGATGTTTGAGAGATATGCTCTGTgtgtttcttcttcctctgattTCTTCTTAAAAACCTTACAGAATATTTGTCTCAAATCTTGTTAGTCTTGGTTGTGTAGTTGTATAGCTCTGAttctaacatggcctcagagccgaGTTCGATCTAAAACTTCTGGGCGTTGTTTCTACGAGTGGGTGAGCTCGGATTCACAGCAAAAGCTTATTGCAGTGATTTGAGTGTCTAGTATGGCTGGATCTGGAGGAGGAGACCTTCGGGCTCCAGTTTTCAATGgcgaaaattttgatttctggcAAATCAAAATGAAGACCATCTTTCGCTCGTATGAGCTGTGGAatatggtggagagtgggtacAGAGCTCCGATGAAGGAGGAGGAACTCACAGAGGCGGAGAGGAAGCTGCTGCGTGAGAATGTCGTTAAGGATGCTAGAGCACTGGGTATTATTCAAGGTGCAGTTTCGGATCAAATTTTCCCGAGGATCGCAACTCAGGAAAGTGCGAAGGCTGCGTGGGACATTCTGAAACAAGAGTTCGTTGGTGATAAACAAGTAAGATCCGTGAAACTCCAAGGTCTTAGGCGAGATTTTGAATACACTCGCATGAATGATAGTGAATCTCTTTCTGTGTATATTGCTAAATTGTTTGATCTGATTAATCAAATGAAGAGCTATGGTGAGGATCTGAGTAATCAAAGAATTGTTCAGAAATTGTTAATTAGTTTACCTAAGTCCTATGATAGTATTGCAGCTGTGATAGAGAATACTAAGGATTTAGACACCATAGATGCACAGGATGTTGTAGCTATTTTGAAGGGGTATGAACAAAGGTTGGATAGACATGGAGAGAGTAGTATGGAGAAAGCATTTGCTAGTTTGAAATTTGTTCCGAAGTCTAATAGGTTCACTGGTCAGCCAAACAGTAACAAATATCACAAGAATTTTAAGCCAAAAGAGAAACAATGGAGTAACAAGGGTGATTGGAGTAATAAGGGTGGATTCACTGTGAAAAATGAGACAAACAACACTGGGGATAAGTGTAAGTTCTGTGATAAACTTCATTATGGAGAGTGTTGgcttaaaaacaaagttaagtgTCACAAGTGCAACAAAATTGGGCATATTGCAAGGTATTGTAATATGAACAAGGCTGTGCAGCATGTGAACTTTGCTAATCAGGTTGAAGAAACTGGAAATTTGTTTTATGCAAATCATTCTGGAGAAGTGAGgaagataagtgatgaatggTATATAGATAGTGGATGTAGTAATCATATGACATCCAGAGAAGATCTACTTGTTGATATAGACAGGAAAGTGAAAGCCAAAGTCCAAGTTGGCACTGGAGTTTTGGTTGAAGTTGAAGGGAAAGGGACACTGATCATTGAAACTGTAAAGGGTCGAAGATATATAAAAGAAGTTATGTTAGTACCTGGTCTTGCAGAAAACTTGTTAAGTGTGGGACAAATGACTGAGCACGGTTATTTTCTGTTATTTGGAGATTATAAGGTGGATGTGTTTGATGATAGATACTTACAAAATCTGGTAGTCAGTGTGAAGCAGAAAGGAAATAAATGTTTTCCTTTGATTCTCAACACAAACAAGGAGCTTGCATTGAGGACAAATGTGCAGG from Pyrus communis chromosome 7, drPyrComm1.1, whole genome shotgun sequence encodes the following:
- the LOC137739749 gene encoding probable protein phosphatase 2C 52, translating into MGGCVSTSSRSTLSSRSNGERVAQTGLGIGFCGQKRTKKTFSDHSYTLQNLHTLSNRIFTNGKSQTSCIFTQQGRKGINQDAMVVWEDFMSDDAIFCGVFDGHGPHGHLVARKVRDALPVKLLSFLYSYQSRLKGSSKTCFKGSVKKSDGGDTEKDGSAEEKLNLSWRDAFLKSYKSMDKELRSHPNLDCFCSGSTAVTLVKQGSNLFMGYIGDSRAILGSKDSSDSMVAIQLTVDLKPDLPREAERIKRCKGRVFALQDEPEVSRVWLPFDDAPGLAMARAFGDFCLKEYGVISIPEFSHRILTDRDQFIVLASDGVWDVLSNEEVVEIVSSAPSRASAARTVVDSAAREWKLKYPTSKMDDCAVVCLFLDGKMDSESDYEEQGFSSATIQSNHSGNAAESDDGQKSEPSLQRNFTVRSSDESDTYGRLPVEIEGNEETVAAEDQNWSGLEGVTRVNSLVQLPRFSEERP